Proteins from one Impatiens glandulifera chromosome 2, dImpGla2.1, whole genome shotgun sequence genomic window:
- the LOC124927629 gene encoding anaphase-promoting complex subunit 13 → MAEQISMGILIDIVDQEWMSDTLPDDDLPLPPVHLPQNDDTEDANQEVKQPDDDSWHDLALGTH, encoded by the exons ATGGCGGAACAAATAAGCATGGGTATTCTCATTGACATTGTTGATCAAGAATGGATGAGTGATACACTTCCAGATGATG ATCTTCCATTGCCGCCTGTCCACCTACCACAGAACGATGATACTGAAGATGCAA ATCAAGAAGTCAAACAACCTGATGATGATAGCTGGCATGACCTTGCTTTGGGAACTCACTAG
- the LOC124927840 gene encoding leucine-rich repeat receptor protein kinase HPCA1-like, producing the protein MGTRELILLVLISTQTLLVSVQSQTNSLDFTALKALKDAWKNIPPSWVGTDPCGSKWDGIGCTNSRITTITLASMGIGGQLTGDIASMVELLTLDLSYNPDMSGPIPPLIGSLKKLTTLILQGCSFSGQIPDTIGSLPQLYTLSLNSNKLTGQIPPSLGSLSNLYWLDLAENSLSGTIPISNATSPGLDQLFSTKHFHFGRNQLSGTIPPQLFNSNMSLIHLLFENNLLSGSIPSTIGLLSHLEVLRLDRNGLSGNVPLNITGLTGVHEFYLSNNQLTGPIPNLGSLVGLNYLDLSNNSFDVSTFPSWYSSLSSLTTLTMENTQLIGQVPSAVFSIPQLQSVVLRNNKLNGTLDVGSGTSNQLQLVDLQNNSIGAFTDRPGIRFQIILSGNPICDGDVKTYCSPPQSGPPYSSPTNNCIPPTCSLADQASSPNCQCSYPYTGNINLRAPSFAGIGNSTIYAILQNSIMSSLNNFGLPVDSVSLSNPTRNIDYLVIKLAVFPSGSDRFNRTGILSIGFALSNQTYKPPPIFGPYLFGASPYKYFEVATASSKLNTGIIIGAVVGGFVLVVLAILAGVYAFRQKKRAEKADKQNNPFAAWNPDKSSGSIPQLKGTKAFTFEQMKKYSSNFSEVNEIGTGGYGKVYRGTLPDGKMVAIKRAMKGSMQGAVEFKSEIELLSRVHHKNVVSLVGFCFDQSEQMLVYEYIANGPLKDSLTGKSGFKLDWMRRLRIALGAARGLQYLHELADPPIIHRDIKSNNILLDDRLNAKVADFGLSKAVGDPDQTHISTQVKGTLGYMDPEYYMTNQLTDKSDVYSFGVTLLELITAKQPIEKGKYIVKEVRQRMDKTKALYDIQEVIDPLLLGTTLKGLERFVEVAMRCVMDTGAERPTMGQIVKEIESIMQLAGINPDYESSSTTTSATYEGTSQPFTHPYGDESLFMYSGVFPPSSLEPK; encoded by the exons ATGGGTACTCGAGAATTAATCTTGCTGGTCTTAATCTCTACTCAAACTCTGCTGGTATCTGTTCAGTCACAAACAAATAGTTTGGATT TTACGGCCTTAAAGGCTCTGAAGGATGCGTGGAAGAACATACCACCTAGCTGGGTTGGGACAGATCCATGTGGAAGTAAATGGGATGGAATTGGCTGCACAAATTCACGCATTACTACTAT AACATTAGCAAGTATGGGCATAGGTGGTCAACTTACTGGAGATATCGCATCCATGGTTGAATTGCTGACACT aGATCTTTCGTATAACCCGGACATGTCTGGGCCTATTCCTCCATTAATTGGAAGCTTGAAGAAGCTAACAACCTT AATTCTGCAGGGATGTAGTTTCTCTGGTCAAATTCCAGACACCATAGGATCATTGCCGCAGCTCTACACTCT GTCCCTGAATTCAAACAAACTAACAGGGCAGATCCCTCCATCGCTTGGTAGCTTGTCTAATCTATATTGGCTGGATCTTGCTGAAAATAGTCTCAGTGGAACTATTCCCATCTCTAATGCAACTTCTCCTGGTCTTGATCAGTTGTTTAGCACAAAACACTT TCATTTTGGAAGGAATCAACTCTCTGGCACAATCCCACCTCAACTTTTCAATTCAAACATGTCGCTGATACACTT GCTCTTTGAAAACAATCTATTGTCAGGCAGCATCCCTTCGACGATAGGACTTCTTAGCCACTTGGAAGTGCT TCGCCTCGATAGGAACGGGTTAAGCGGAAATGTGCCATTGAACATCACCGGTCTCACTGGTGTCCATGAATT TTACTTGTCCAACAATCAACTTACTGGCCCTATTCCTAATCTTGGAAGCCTGGTTGGCCTCAATTACTT GGATTTGAGTAATAACTCTTTTGATGTGTCAACTTTCCCTTCTTGGTATTCAAGTTTATCATCTCTCACGACGTT GACAATGGAAAACACACAACTCATAGGCCAAGTTCCTTCTGCAGTTTTCAGCATTCCTCAGCTACAATCTGT TGTTTTGAGAAACAACAAACTAAATGGAACATTGGATGTGGGTTCGGGCACCAGCAACCAACTGCAGCTTGTGGATTTGCAAAACAACAGCATTGGTGCATTTACAGATAGACCTGGGATAAGATTTCAGATAAt ACTTTCTGGAAATCCCATTTGTGATGGAGATGTGAAAACATACTGCAGCCCTCCACAGTCTGGCCCCCCTTATTCTTCGCCCACGAATAATTGTATCCCTCCAAcctgttctttggctgatcaaGCTTCAAGTCCCAACTGTCAATGCTCATACCCATACACTGGCAATATAAATCTCAGAGCTCCTTCCTTTGCGGGTATTGGAAACTCGACTATATATGCAATACTTCAGAACTCCATCATGAGTTCTCTCAACAACTTCGGCCTTCCTGTGGATTCAGTTTCTCTGAGCAATCCAACCAGAAATATAGATTACCTAGTTATTAAACTTGCAGTTTTCCCATCAGGCTCAGACCGTTTCAATAGAACAGGAATTTTATCAATAGGGTTTGCTCTGAGTAACCAAACGTATAAGCCACCTCCCATTTTTGGACCTTACTTATTTGGGGCTTCACCTTACAAATACTTTGAAG TTGCAACTGCATCGAGCAAGTTGAATACAGGCATTATAATTGGAGCAGTTGTTGGTGGGTTTGTTCTCGTGGTGTTGGCTATCCTTGCAGGAGTCTATGCATTCCGTCAAAAGAAAAGGGCTGAAAAGGCAGACAAGCAGAACAATCCTTTCG CTGCCTGGAATCCCGACAAAAGTAGTGGTAGCATTCCTCAGCTGAAAGGAACCAAGGCCTTCACATTTGAACAGATGAAGAAATATTCAAGTAATTTCTCAGAGGTCAATGAGATTGGAACTGGCGGTTATGGGAAG gtttaTAGGGGAACTCTTCCAGATGGGAAAATGGTTGCAATTAAAAGAGCAATGAAAGGATCCATGCAAGGAGCAGTTGAGTTCAAAAGTGAGATTGAGCTTTTATCAAGAGTCCACCACAAGAATGTTGTCAGCCTAGTCGGTTTCTGTTTCGATCAAAGCGAGCAAATGCTTGTCTACGAGTACATCGCAAATGGTCCTCTAAAGGATAGCCTTACAGGGAAATCAGGTTTCAAGTTGGATTGGATGAGGAGGCTTCGGATAGCCCTCGGGGCAGCTAGGGGCTTGCAATATTTGCATGAGCTTGCTGATCCCCCAATCATACATAGGGATATCAAGTCCAACAATATCTTACTAGACGACCGCTTAAATGCTAAGGTTGCAGATTTCGGTCTCTCCAAGGCTGTTGGAGACCCTGATCAAACACATATCAGTACCCAAGTCAAGGGCACTTTG GGATACATGGACCCGGAATATTACATGACGAATCAATTGACTGATAAGAGCGATGTTTATAGCTTTGGAGTGACTTTGCTGGAACTGATAACTGCAAAGCAGCCGATAGAGAAAGGCAAATACATAGTAAAAGAAGTGCGGCAAAGAATGGACAAGACTAAAGCTCTTTACGACATTCAAGAAGTTATCGACCCTTTGCTCTTGGGGACAACACTGAAAGGCTTGGAGAGGTTCGTTGAAGTTGCTATGAGATGTGTTATGGATACAGGAGCCGAGAGGCCAACGATGGGGCAAATCGTGAAAGAAATTGAGAGCATAATGCAATTGGCTGGCATTAATCCCGACTATGAATCCTCATCCACGACCACGTCTGCAACCTATGAAGGGACTAGCCAACCGTTTACCCATCCTTATGGTGATGAAAGCCTATTTATGTATAGTGGGGTTTTCCCACCTTCAAGTTTGGAGCCAAAGTGA